The nucleotide window AGTATACTACAGAAGAGGCAGCAATCAGCCCCACCCTTGTTGTGGCAGAAGCAAGCTGCCCACACATTGACCCTGGTGATATCTCCCAATATGGAGGACGTATCAGACCACGGCTCCATCGGCCGAGAGGGTAAAGTGGGAAAAGCTCGGTTTTCAATAGCTTGTGGCCCCAGGTAAATTGGTACTGTGGAATGCCCGATGTGTTCACAAGTTTGCTCAGGGGGGCAAGAGGGGAATGGCTGATTAAGTAAACCAAACTTGGTTTGCCCCTGGAATACCACAAGTTGCAGAACAAATCTGAAGGCAATGTATGATATGTGCCTTATAGAATCCGGAAAAACTGGTACAAATTACAGGGGCTCATACCCCGCCGTCTAACCGCCCCTATGCACATTTACAGATGGACTTTATATTAAATTGCTTCAATGTGAAGGGTGTCAGTATGGATTAGACATTATCGATGTATTCTCATGATGGGTTGAAGCATTTCTTTGTAGAGAGAATGGTGCAGTTACAGCGGCGAAATATTTGTTAAAGGAAATAATCCAGCGACTTGGGATCCCCTAGAAACTATCTAGCGACAACCTTACCCAACTCACTCGTAAATAAAGTTTGCAAAGCCTTACAGGTGGATCAACATTTCCATTGTAGCTACTATCCTcgaagtggaaaggatgaacagAACAATTAATAATAAACAGCAAAAggtgtgaggaaactggactaAAGTGGAAAGAGCCTTTGGTTCTGAAGCCTATTCGAGCCTCTGCGAATAGAACCATTAGCCAGCCCCCACGTGAATCACAACAGGACCCAGCGCCTGCCATCCGACGCGCCACTAAAGTTAATCAAATGGAGAGACAGGACCTGGTGAGAGCATGTTGAATTATTGTATCGCCTTGACAAAAACCATCACTAAACGTCAGCAACAGGGAAAAGAAGTCCAGCAACCGCTAGGCGGACTTTAAATGCCACGACGTCGAACCCGGAGACTATGTGGCGGAGCTGCGGACCTTTAAAAGAAAAAAACTGTTTGGAACCTCGATTTGAAGGACCATTTGAGGAATTGCTGGTCACTAATACGGCCGTCAAGGTAAGAGAAAAAACGTCGCGGGTTCCCACCTCACTGTGAGAAGGTGCTTAATAACGtgaaaaaaaggaacaaaactgTGAGTCCTAATGACGCCTGTTGGAATCGCGCATGTCCTTGCCCCGACATATGTGACTGCCATGAGCACACAGGCTGCTGGGCtgcgagagggcacaggtttaaggtgcttggaagtagctacagaggagatgtcaggggtaagttttttatgcagagagtggtgaatgcatagaATGGGCCGCCTGCGAtcgcggtggaggcggaaactatagggtcttttacgagacgcctggagctaagaaaaatagagggctaccctaggtgatttctaaagtaagcacatgttctgcacagcattgtgggccgaaaggcctgtgttgtgctgtgggttttctatgtctGGATGTCCCGGTACATGTCGAGATGTGCGTGACTCTTTTACCCGTGTCCTTCAAGAAACAGAAATGAACTGTCCATACAGTGGCGCTGCAAATCCGAACGGAGTTGCGGTTTATGTTTATCGGAGAAAGGGGGCACGCATCTCCTGATTGGACAAGAATATTGTATTTGCATACTAGATAAATCAGGAGGATATAATTTACTTGACATATCACATCCGAGGGGCCAACAGGAAGACTGGGGAAGTAGGAGACCAATTTCACAATTATGATCCCACAGGAAACTAGTGGCCgtttgggagggtgggagcaagGTGGATTGGTGTCCTGCATTATGGAATGAATATAGGTATTATGACATTAGCAGTCATCCTGTTGCGATTTTTGTATAAAATGTTTCGACCCGGAAGAAAAGAGTATTGACACTCGTTGAAGCAGGGCATCGAGAAAGGGGAAATGCTTGATTAAGGCTCTGAAGCGGTGTCATTGCATAAATTGGCGGAAatgatgtttttaaaacattattaCAATATTCTAAAGCAGAAGCTTATGAAATTATGGTGTTGTCGTTCGATGACAAAAGGGAGGGAATGCGAAAAAATATTCGAAACTTTGAGATTTTTATGTATTTAATCTTGCAACGTGACAAACTGGAATCTGTATAATCCCAGAGTGTTTTGTTCTATGCTACATGTGTATGCAGTAGGAGGCATGTAAAGTTCTGATCATTCTTCAATGTGTAACTAAGGGGAGCTCGGTGGCCTTGATTAAAACTACCTATTCTGCCCTCGCTCAAGAGTTTCCCTGATTTCTTAAGCCAGACATATAGGTAAACTTCAGTCCCGCGTAGTTGTATATTGACAGCGGTTTTATTATTCACCAACCGCTGCAGTCCATAAGGAGCTGATGTAAAAAGGCAGTACTCTTTGGCGTTCTCATGAAAGGCAAATTCAAATATTCATTGAAATCCCTTCGCCTTCCAACAGAGTGCTTCCACCTACCAGCGACTGAATGAAATGTTCAAACAATACTAAATGGTTGTCTTGACGATGAAAGCAGATTGCTTAACAACGCAACAGTGACTACTCAGCAACAGTTGTAAACGTACAATTCCGCAATGAGATCTAGTCATTAGAAACCACATCTATTTGGATGCAAAAGGACTACAGCTGCTAACTAGAAGAGTCGACTCCCAGAACAGCCAACAGCCAACGAATAGCCTGAAAACTTGTTTAAAAATACGAATTTTGTAAACTGTAATGTAAAACAGTAGCTGCCTGCCatccactggggggggggggtggtcttctCCTTGCAAGCAATAAATATGCTTTTGGACAGATCTACTGTCTTGTTTTTTGGTTCCCAGAGAAAGGTGCATGGCACTCTGCACCCTGTTTCACTGATCAGACACCCAATGGGTCCTCACTCTGCTGTGAGACTTTACACCAATCACAGTGTGACACTAATCCTGTGTTGTGCATTCCCCAGACCTTTGTGTCGCCCTGCCTTTCAGTGTTGGGAGCGGCAAACTGACAAATGTTTGGCAATTCATCACATTGTCTCCTGATTCCAGAGGCTTGAGAAAAATGTACCAGAAGCAGACATAAATCAGGTTTGACAAAGACAAAGTCTAGATTATTGTCACCTGCACAAGGTGCATGTATGCATGGGTGtgatgaaaaacttgcagcagcatcgcaggcTCATAGAATcaaataagcagcattcacaagaaaagcatctGTACAAGAAACAACACAATTAGAACaccaaacagcaggaattctgcagatgctggaaattcaagcaacacacataaaagttgctggtgaacgcagcaggccaggcagcatctctaggaagaggtgcagtcgacgtttcaggccgagacccttcgtcaggactaactgaaggaagagttagtaagagatttgaaagtggaagggggagggggagatccaaaatgataggagaagacaggagggggagggatggagccaagagctggacaggtgattggcaaaagggatatgaaaggatcatgggactggaggcccggggagaaagacaagggggggggacttagaggatgggcaaggggtatattcagagggacagagggagaaaaaggagagagagagaaagaatatgtgtataaaaataaggaaCAGATgatgtacgagggggaggtggggcattagcagaagttagagaaatcgatgttcatgccatcaggttggaggctacccaggcggaatataaggtgttgttcctccaacctgagtgtggcttcatctttacagtagaggaggccgtggatagacatgtcagaatgggaatgggatgtggaattaaaatgtgtggctgtcagtctgtctcttgcaaaaagctatctggactattcctcttctcaccctgtctcttgcaaaaacgccatccccttctcgcaattcctccgtctccgccgcatctgttctcaggatgagacttttcattccaggacgagggagatgtcttcattttttaaagaaaggggcttcccttcctccactatcaactctgctcttaaacgcatctcccccatttcacgtacatctgctctcactccatcctcccgccaccccactaggaatagggttcccctggtcctcacctaccaccccaccagcctccgggtccaacatattattctccgtaacttccgccacctccaacgggatcccagcactaagcacatctttccctccccgcctctctctgcattccgcagggatcgctccctacgcgactcccttgtccattcatccctccccactgatctccctcctggcacttaaccgcGTAAGTGGAACGAGTGCTacaaatgcccttacacttcctcccttaccacaattcagggccccagacagtccttccaggtgaggcaacacttcacctgtgagtcgactggggtgatatactgcgtccggtgctcccgatgtggccttttatatattggcgagacccgtcgcagactgggagaccgctttgctgaacacctacgctctgtccgccagagaaagcaggatctcccagtggccacacattttaattccacatctcattcccattctgacatgcctatccacggcctcctctactgtaaagatgaagccacactcaggttggaggaacaacaccttatattccgtctgggtagcctccaacctgatggcatgaacattgacttctctaacttccgctaatgccccacctccccctcgtaccccatctgttacttatttttatacacacattctttctctcactctcctttttctccctctgtccctctgaatataccccttgcccatcctctaggtctcccccctcctccttgtctttcttcccggacctcctgtcccatgatcctctcgtatcccttttgccaatcacctgtccggctctcggctctatccctccccctcctgtcttctcctatcattttggatctccccctccccctacaacTTTCAAATccattactcactcttccttcagttagtcctgacgaagggtctcggcctgaaacgtcgaccgcacctcttcctagagatgctgcctggcctgctgcgttcaccagcaacttttatgtgtgtaattAGAACACCAATATCGTCAGTTTTGGGGTCGTCATTAAGGTTGTGCTGGTTGGATCAGGAACTGACTGGTTGAAAGGAAGAACCTGGAggggagtgtgggtcttcaagcttctgtacctcctggccAACAGTAACTGAGAGAGGATGATGTGGCCTGGAAAGTGGGGATTTTCATCACCAATACAGTTGGGAAATTCGTGATGTGGATTGTTAATCAGAAATTTACAACAATGATGAACTGGGGAGAAAAGTTGAGATGAGCAGCGGATATGCGTTTAAACAGAAGTCAAATCAACTGAGAGATCAGAATGAGTTGCAGTAATATTCCAGCAGGTGGAGctatgagggggaaggtgtggcTGGAGGGCTGGTCCTCGGAGTTTTCCCAGTGTGGCTCccactgggctgaatggctggTCTTTGCAGCGTACATGATCTGTATTGGGGAGACATTAAACACTTAAgagacaaaagcattttaaatcCCACTCCAGATATAGGATGTAACTAAACATCATTTTCCCCTATCATCAAGGTCTCTCCTTGGTAATAAGAAGTTGCTGCCAGATCCTGATGTTTTTACGATCcagtttctttggaagtcaagaatgaggcataaaacaatTGCTTATGATCGCTTTATTAAGCGTTACAAAAATGAGGGGATTACACCACGGTATTGTCACAGTCAGCATGATGCTACTTCAgttcggggtgtcagagttccaAGTTCAATCCCCGTCTCCCCTGTAAGGAGCTTACACGTCTCCCACGGAATGTGCGGGTTTCCTCTGCGTGccctggattcctcccacagtcggtcaattggtcattgtaaattgtcctgggattaggtTACGGTTCAAGCAGTGGGTTGCTGGCATCGTGGCTCAAAGACCCAGAGGGGCATAATCCGTGaggaatctctaaataaataaatagcacaacgAGAGATTGAgagtcctgacaagttgcatctccaactGTTATGGGAGCTgtcgagcatcagaccagaagccCCTACaagggactgtgagaacagctgacaggatcataggggtctccctgccatccatcggggacatttatcaggagcgctgtatacgcagggcccttattattattaaggatcccatccatccatccagcatcctctttgactttctaccatcaggcaggagactacggtgtataaaaacaagaacggttagggtaagaaacagtttctttccccaggcctttaggcttctgaactcccggccACATGGccttcgaagtgtcactggttaatttgtTCCATACTTTCCAAAAGTTAATATTAATGTAATtgatctgtagattttatccttaattTCAtcagttattgtgtgttatgagtgtactcctgtgctttacaccctggttcaaagaaacattctttcatttctatatacattatatacacatatatagttaaatgacaataaacttgacttgaaaaaAAGTGGTATAATTTTCTTATACCGGACTACTGATAGTGAGCATTTCATCTGAATTCCATTCCTTAAATTAACCAATAAGCTAGcacctattcaaataatgcaatacCCACCACTGGAACTAAAAACTTTCCAGAAAAACTGCAATCATTAGAAAACACACTGAGCAACTCTGTACATACACAGTGGTAATTATATAATAATATAAACAACCAcgtcggctggtggcgtagtggcatcagcgccggacttcggagcgaaggctcccgagttcgaacccagccagctcccttgcacgctttccatccatgctgggttgagcgtccagTTAGCATCTCGACTTTGTAAAAAAGAagttgcctgctacagaaatgtcaacagcaaaaagttgatggcctgtgctctcttgtgagtttaaaaggcaatttccttatTTCCTTCCTTTAGAAACAACCATAACAAGGTTAAACCACAAGAAAAGTAGCTATTATATAGTCCAATTCAACACCCCTGACCTGAATTCTAAATTACCCATTTAAAATTATTACATCTGAAACTTTGGAGGCAGAAGGACAGAAGTATAAAATAATCAGAAATTCATCGATTACGGGTATTCGTACGATTTTGTCAGTGTTAGGTAGATTATATTTGTAAACAGGTACGCTTATGTGAGTTTGAGCTGCTCGAGTAATGATTGCCCTTTTACAAGTAAAACATCAAAATTATGTTAAGGTGTATCAGGACATTCATTAAGATTGAGTAACACCAGTCTCCAAATTGTAATTGAATACAGTTAAAGAAATCCCACCCTCTGACTGATGGATTGTAGCTGTTTCTTTGTGTATATGGTCAGCCAAATCAGTTCTGTCAGGTACAGGATGTAAGTACAGCACTCCTTGCCTCGAACTGCACGTTCCTCCCCACCGAGGGTTGAGACATCTGACGCGATGCGATTTTGAAGAGCCATTTTACACATGGCAACTACATCTGTGGCTTTCTGCAAGGGAGCAGGGATGCCATTACTTACTCTTTCTAAACCTGCAGCAatatttttaatctcttttttatttcctgtaacaccacagcaTGGGAATAAAATTAATGGAAAACAAGTTCCTTCTTTAAATGCACAAATGAATCAAGCTGGGTGGGAGCACTCAATTGTGGTAGGCATTTGGCACCAGAAATTGTTTTCGGAAATCCCAtgtgtttttcaaactttttcttgagCTTGTGTACTGAACTTCGGATCCCACCACCACTGGGGGAATCGGGAAGGTCTCTCTACATGTAGATCTAAGGGCCCCTTGTGGTATATTAAACCCTGACCCCAGTGTGAACTTTCTGGTGTTTCACCAGGCTGGACGACCGAGTGAagcccttcccacactcagaacAAGTGAAGAGCTTCACAGCcctgtgaacttgctggtgtctgGACAGGTAACAGGAATTGCTGAACCCTTTCCCACACTtggagcagatgaatggcttctccccagtgtgagttTGCAGATGAGTCACCAGGTGACATGACTGggtgaaccccttcccacacttagagcaggtgaatggcttctccccagtgtgaacccgctgGTGTGTCCTCAGGTTCGACAACTGAGCAAAACCCTTCCCACACTCTGAGCAGAtgaacggtttctccccagtATGAATTCGCTGGTGAGTCAACAGGGAAGATggttgagtgaatcccttcccacaggcTAAGCAAATGAACggtttctccccggtgtgaactcgctggtgtgttcGCAGGTTGGACAACTGAGTGAACCCTTTCCCACACTCTGAGCAGAtgaacggtttctccccagtgtgaagtcgCTGGTGAGTCAACAGGGAAGATggttgagtgaatcccttcccacaggcTAAGCAAATGAACggtttctccccggtgtgaactcgctggtgtgtttGCAGGTTGGACAACTGAGTGAACCCTTTTCCACACTCTGAGCAGAtgaacggtttctccccagtgtgaagtcgCTGGTGTATCAGTAGGTAAGATTGTTCagcaaatcccttcccacactcggagcaggtgaacggtttctccccGGTGTGTATCCGCTGGTGCTTTAACACTTCAGACGAAcgggtgaatcccttcccacactcggagcaggtgaacggtctctcctcAGTGTGGATCCGCTGGTGATTCAGCAGGTCACATGAATGAGTGAAGCCCTTCCCACAgtcggagcaggtgaatggcttcacCCCGCTGTGCAGCTGCTGGTGTCTCAACAGGTAACGGGAATCCGTGAATGCCTTACCACACTCGGAGCAGGTGaagggcctctccccggtgtgcaTTCGCTGGTGGGTCGTCaggtgagatgactgagtgaatcccttcccacattcagagcagatgaAAGGCCTCTCCCCCcggtgaactcgctggtgtgtaaACATGttggataactgagtgaatcccttcccacactcagagcagATGTACGGTTTCTCCCCGGTGTGGACTCGCTTGTGGTTGACCAAATTTGACAACTGCGtaaaccccttcccacactcagagcaAGTAAATGGCTTCTCTCCCGTGTGAACTCGCCGGTGGTTCTGCAAATCAGATGAACGGCTGAACTCCTTCCCACACTCGGTACAAGAGAAcggcttctccccggtgtgaacccgCTGGTGCTTCATCAGTTCGGATGACTGGGTGAACCCCTTCCCGcactcagagcaggtgaacggtttctCTCCGGTGTGGATCCGCAGGTGGACCACGAAGTTGGAGCGGTAGGCGAACAGTTTTCCGCAGTCAGGGCAGGTAAAtggcttctccccggtgtgaacccgCTGGTGTGTGATCAGATTGCTCGATTGCTTGAAGCGTTTCCCGCAGCTGGGGCACTGATAGGGGTTCATGGCTGTGTGTGAACGGCGGGGCTGACAGAGGGGAGGTTTGTAAATCTGTTACCTTCTTCCCGGACACACTGCGGCTGCAAGTCCAACCATGGCCCACTGGAAACAAAGGACGCTCGGATTGCGGATGAAATCGACCCCGACACGGGACCTGGGCCCGACCCCAGTCTTGAAGAGAATTAGGACCAAGCCAGGCCCCAGCTACACGGCTACGGAGAGTGTCGATATTCCACCGTCTCCCCCCCGGACCACCTACCGCACCCGAACCCGGCAGAATCCTCCGCTTCCCGCCGATGCCCTGACCAGGATGCACTGCGTCACCAGGAAGGCGCACGCGTGCCGACAGCACTGCGGCGGATGGAGCTGTTTCTAACTGCCAGGAATTATGGGTAGCTCGCCGGCCATTTATTTTACTGTTACCACTAAAAGCGTCCGGATCGAAAGAAAGTCGGTTGGAATGGAGTCGGAAAGGATGTGGAGGAGAGGGTGTATTCggaaatgtgaaaaaaaaatcagaggcaGGGAACAAACTGGAGACTGTAATGGGTGAAGATGAATAGCAGCTTTCTGGGAAATTGAAAACTAAGCATTGAATTGAGGATCATAGTGGCTTATAGTCCCGTGATAAAAGTAGATTTAAATAAAATAAGGAAGAGCTTGATGTATTACAGATTTTTGAACGTGGACCTGTTTCTGATATCATTTGGTTTAGGCTAACTACAGATAAAAACGTTGACGCATTACCTCTTATCTTTAAGATATGGGATAGTCTTTGTGTTTTCACAGATAATAAACAATGCGAGAAAGTTTTGTGGTCAAAAATTGGGGGAAGAAGGAAAATA belongs to Mobula hypostoma chromosome 10, sMobHyp1.1, whole genome shotgun sequence and includes:
- the LOC134352786 gene encoding zinc finger protein 850-like isoform X5 — its product is MNPYQCPSCGKRFKQSSNLITHQRVHTGEKPFTCPDCGKLFAYRSNFVVHLRIHTGEKPFTCSECGKGFTQSSELMKHQRVHTGEKPFSCTECGKEFSRSSDLQNHRRVHTGEKPFTCSECGKGFTQLSNLVNHKRVHTGEKPYICSECGKGFTQLSNMFTHQRVHRGERPFICSECGKGFTQSSHLTTHQRMHTGERPFTCSECGKAFTDSRYLLRHQQLHSGVKPFTCSDCGKGFTHSCDLLNHQRIHTEERPFTCSECGKGFTRSSEVLKHQRIHTGEKPFTCSECGKGFAEQSYLLIHQRLHTGEKPFICSECGKGFTQLSNLQTHQRVHTGEKPFICLACGKGFTQPSSLLTHQRLHTGEKPFICSECGKGFTQLSNLRTHQRVHTGEKPFICLACGKGFTQPSSLLTHQRIHTGEKPFICSECGKGFAQLSNLRTHQRRVHTGEKPFNCPDCGKGFTQLSNMITHQRVHSGEKPFICSECGKSFAFHSNFVVHQRIHIGEKPFTCSECGKGFTQSSELMKHQRVHTGEKPFSCTECGKEFRRLSALQSHRRVHTGEKPFICSECGKGFTQPSYLNRHQRVHTGEKPFVCSECGKSFTVVYNLQAHQRVHTGEKPYTCSECGKSFTVVNNLQRHQRVHTGEKPFTCSECGKSFAQSCQLMMHQRTHTAEKPFKCSVCGKGFNQRSYLVAHQRIHTGEKPFICSECGRGFNQQISLKKHKQVHTQEKLFTCSECGKRFIRSSNLLKHQQVHTADKD
- the LOC134352786 gene encoding zinc finger protein 850-like isoform X9, translated to MNPYQCPSCGKRFKQSSNLITHQRVHTGEKPFTCPDCGKLFAYRSNFVVHLRIHTGEKPFTCSECGKGFTQSSELMKHQRVHTGEKPFSCTECGKEFSRSSDLQNHRRVHTGEKPFTCSECGKGFTQLSNLVNHKRVHTGEKPYICSECGKGFTQLSNMFTHQRVHRGERPFICSECGKGFTQSSHLTTHQRMHTGERPFTCSECGKAFTDSRYLLRHQQLHSGVKPFTCSDCGKGFTHSCDLLNHQRIHTEERPFTCSECGKGFTRSSEVLKHQRIHTGEKPFTCSECGKGFAEQSYLLIHQRLHTGEKPFICSECGKGFTQLSNLQTHQRVHTGEKPFICLACGKGFTQPSSLLTHQRLHTGEKPFICSECGKGFTQLSNLRTHQRVHTGEKPFICLACGKGFTQPSSLLTHQRIHTGEKPFICSECGKGFAQLSNLRTHQRVHTGEKPFTCSKCGKGFTQSCHLVTHLQTHTGEKPFICSKCGKGFSNSCYLSRHQQVHRAVKLFTCSECGKGFTRSKLIEHQRVHTGEKPFNCPDCGKGFTQLSNMITHQRVHSGEKPFICSECGKSFAFHSNFVVHQRIHIGEKPFTCSECGKGFTQSSELMKHQRVHTGEKPFSCTECGKEFRRLSALQSHRRVHTGEKPFICSECGKGFTQPSYLNRHQRVHTGEKPFVCSECGKSFTVVYNLQAHQRVHTGEKPYTCSECGKSFTVVNNLQRHQRVHTGEKPFTCSECGKSFAQSCQLMMHQRTHTAEKPFKCSVCGKGFNQRSYLVAHQRIHTGEKPFICSECGRGFNQQISLKKHKQVHTQEKLFTCSECGKRFIRSSNLLKHQQVHTADKD
- the LOC134352786 gene encoding zinc finger protein 850-like isoform X6; the encoded protein is MNPYQCPSCGKRFKQSSNLITHQRVHTGEKPFTCPDCGKLFAYRSNFVVHLRIHTGEKPFTCSECGKGFTQSSELMKHQRVHTGEKPFSCTECGKEFSRSSDLQNHRRVHTGEKPFTCSECGKGFTQLSNLVNHKRVHTGEKPYICSECGKGFTQLSNMFTHQRVHRGERPFICSECGKGFTQSSHLTTHQRMHTGERPFTCSECGKAFTDSRYLLRHQQLHSGVKPFTCSDCGKGFTHSCDLLNHQRIHTEERPFTCSECGKGFTRSSEVLKHQRIHTGEKPFTCSECGKGFAEQSYLLIHQRLHTGEKPFICSECGKGFTQLSNLQTHQRVHTGEKPFICLACGKGFTQPSSLLTHQRLHTGEKPFICSECGKGFTQLSNLRTHQRVHTGEKPFICLACGKGFTQPSSLLTHQRIHTGEKPFICSECGKGFAQLSNLRTHQRVHTGEKPFTCSKCGKGFTQSCHLLIEHQRVHTGEKPFNCPDCGKGFTQLSNMITHQRVHSGEKPFICSECGKSFAFHSNFVVHQRIHIGEKPFTCSECGKGFTQSSELMKHQRVHTGEKPFSCTECGKEFRRLSALQSHRRVHTGEKPFICSECGKGFTQPSYLNRHQRVHTGEKPFVCSECGKSFTVVYNLQAHQRVHTGEKPYTCSECGKSFTVVNNLQRHQRVHTGEKPFTCSECGKSFAQSCQLMMHQRTHTAEKPFKCSVCGKGFNQRSYLVAHQRIHTGEKPFICSECGRGFNQQISLKKHKQVHTQEKLFTCSECGKRFIRSSNLLKHQQVHTADKD